The Micromonospora sp. M71_S20 genome has a window encoding:
- a CDS encoding zinc-binding dehydrogenase, which produces MSRHPERQKLARFYGATDIVEERGEEGVAKIKELTDGLGAHSVIEAVGTQEATMQAIATDPA; this is translated from the coding sequence ATGTCGCGGCACCCCGAGCGGCAGAAGCTCGCTCGGTTCTACGGCGCGACCGACATCGTCGAGGAGCGTGGCGAGGAGGGCGTGGCAAAGATTAAGGAGCTCACGGACGGGCTCGGCGCGCACTCGGTGATCGAGGCGGTGGGCACGCAGGAGGCGACGATGCAGGCGATCGCAACAGATCCGGCTTGA